The following proteins are encoded in a genomic region of Alistipes shahii WAL 8301:
- a CDS encoding rhomboid family intramembrane serine protease: MNRYFQTPPVVKNLIIINVLVYMATALLPVGDTIMQYCALSLGTPYFHTYQFITYMFLHANFEHIFFNMFALWMFGRTLEYELGSQRFLTFYMVCGVGAALIQYLTALAFGELPLLLVGASGAVMGLLLAFGVMHPNAVIMLLIPPIPMKAKWFVIIYAVIELFLGWKGVGNVAHFAHVGGMLWGFLLLHWWKRRGTIRF, encoded by the coding sequence ATGAACCGCTATTTTCAGACCCCTCCGGTGGTCAAGAATTTGATAATCATCAATGTACTGGTTTACATGGCCACGGCGCTGCTGCCCGTCGGCGACACGATCATGCAGTATTGCGCCCTGTCGCTGGGAACGCCCTATTTCCATACCTACCAGTTCATCACCTACATGTTCCTGCATGCCAATTTCGAACATATCTTCTTCAACATGTTCGCATTGTGGATGTTCGGGCGTACGCTCGAATACGAACTCGGCTCGCAGCGTTTCCTGACCTTCTACATGGTCTGCGGCGTGGGTGCGGCGCTGATCCAGTACCTCACGGCGCTGGCGTTCGGCGAACTGCCGCTGCTGCTGGTCGGCGCGTCGGGCGCGGTGATGGGCCTGCTGCTGGCGTTCGGCGTGATGCATCCCAATGCGGTCATCATGCTGCTGATTCCGCCTATTCCGATGAAGGCCAAGTGGTTCGTCATCATCTATGCCGTCATCGAGCTGTTCCTCGGATGGAAGGGCGTGGGCAACGTGGCTCATTTCGCCCATGTGGGCGGCATGCTGTGGGGATTCCTGCTGCTGCATTGGTGGAAACGCCGGGGAACGATCCGTTTTTAG
- a CDS encoding endonuclease/exonuclease/phosphatase family protein — protein MAPDYYNGYGGGPSGKRRRSLVMRLVDLALTLVTLAVGATMVLTYFVPYVDPGSVWFFPVLGLAAPAVYVASVVLTLYWIIRWRWVCAGAMLVVVVAGLFKVSLFWRPEIRRSYATETAFDRAAVKVMSYNVRSFYGEDGRSSVDDILRLIEEQAPDLICLQEFNARLAEQSEEFSLLGEKYEIAHFGRTQAPDSVYGSTLTILSKYRILRSDTVLTPSSSVWADVIVGEDTVRVFNNHLRSTAINASDNQFITSHQFLSDTARETKIRSIVTRLRENSVLRAAQVDSIAQVVGATRTRRIVCGDFNDTPMSYVYRTMARGLRDAFRECGSGYSHTFRGFYNTLRIDYVLSGGFEPLSYEVLPVDYSDHHPVVVRLRKSS, from the coding sequence ATGGCTCCCGATTACTATAACGGATACGGGGGAGGCCCTTCGGGGAAACGGCGCCGCAGTCTCGTCATGCGGCTCGTCGACCTGGCGCTGACGCTCGTGACGCTGGCCGTGGGCGCGACGATGGTTCTCACCTATTTCGTCCCCTATGTCGATCCGGGCAGCGTGTGGTTCTTTCCCGTGCTGGGGCTGGCCGCTCCGGCGGTCTACGTCGCGTCGGTCGTGCTGACGCTCTACTGGATCATCCGCTGGCGCTGGGTGTGCGCCGGGGCGATGCTGGTCGTCGTCGTGGCGGGGCTTTTCAAGGTCTCGCTCTTCTGGCGTCCCGAAATCCGCCGCAGCTATGCCACGGAGACGGCCTTCGACCGCGCTGCTGTCAAGGTTATGAGCTACAACGTGCGCAGTTTCTACGGCGAGGACGGCCGGAGCAGCGTCGACGACATCCTGCGCCTGATCGAGGAGCAGGCTCCGGACCTGATCTGCCTCCAGGAGTTCAATGCCCGCCTCGCGGAGCAGTCCGAGGAGTTTTCGCTGCTGGGCGAGAAGTACGAGATCGCGCACTTCGGACGCACGCAGGCCCCGGATTCGGTCTACGGCTCGACGCTGACCATCTTGAGCAAATACCGCATCCTGCGTTCGGACACCGTGCTGACGCCTTCGTCTTCGGTCTGGGCCGACGTGATTGTGGGCGAGGACACCGTGCGGGTTTTCAACAACCACCTGCGCTCGACGGCCATCAACGCTTCGGACAACCAGTTCATCACCAGCCATCAGTTTCTCTCGGACACAGCGCGCGAGACCAAAATCCGCAGTATCGTGACCCGTTTGCGCGAGAATAGCGTGCTTCGGGCCGCGCAGGTCGACAGCATCGCGCAGGTCGTGGGTGCGACGCGCACGCGGCGGATCGTCTGCGGCGATTTCAACGATACGCCCATGTCGTATGTCTACCGCACGATGGCGCGGGGGCTGCGCGACGCCTTCCGTGAGTGCGGGTCGGGCTATTCGCATACGTTCCGCGGTTTCTACAACACGCTGCGCATCGACTACGTGTTGAGCGGCGGTTTCGAACCGCTCTCCTACGAGGTGCTTCCGGTCGACTATTCGGACCACCATCCCGTCGTCGTGCGGCTTCGGAAAAGTTCCTGA
- a CDS encoding M3 family metallopeptidase — translation MPSEAPYGAPRFDRIHAADIMPAIEEGIRAYKAGIAKIRALDPAEATFENVVVPLDRADSLLDVPRAVLGYLKSNFGGDSVIRISLESAQLTGEAYDAVTLDTAIFRLVKAVYDRRDAAGLDSLQLRTLGKVYRSYIRGGALCTPGQKERLKELNREISLKRIRHGQNITQATQEFVLYVQDSSLLDGLAGTTRQRFARNAARQGHQGVWAVGFTNGDYASVMASATNRDLRRRLYEAYTSRCMDGKYDNRQLSVDIVNLRLERARMLGYENYAAYTLETNMAGTPEKVRELLLPLKDAAAGKGRAERAELEAFAVKYERDSAFRLEPWDVAFYSGKLRKAKFGSELGRMRNYLLFDNVLNDGVFYVANRLFGITLTQRTDIPVFHPDVLTFEAKDAEGRPLGLLYLDCFVRKGKRGGAWCSRLRGYSCAGEREVLPLVTISCNFSRAAEGRPKLLSTSEVKTLFHEFGHALAGFLSRGPYPQVTGSFPRDMVELPSQLNEHWAWEPEVMKHYARDYETGRPIPDALIAKFKESENFLKGLYLTDFYATALLDLEWHTVLRPVEGCDVAAFERAFLKRYDFPEHTALRFRTTYYNHIFASSYPAQYYSYTWSAVLDTDAFAAFTGTGDIFDPETARRYRRHILTEAGYDEPMAQYVRFRGAVPDVKPLMRRYGLAE, via the coding sequence ATGCCTTCCGAAGCCCCTTACGGGGCGCCCCGCTTCGACCGCATCCATGCCGCCGACATCATGCCCGCCATTGAGGAGGGCATCCGCGCCTACAAGGCCGGGATTGCGAAAATCAGGGCGCTGGACCCCGCGGAGGCGACTTTCGAAAACGTCGTCGTGCCGCTCGACCGTGCCGACAGCCTGCTGGACGTTCCGCGCGCGGTGCTGGGTTACCTGAAATCGAATTTCGGAGGCGACTCCGTCATCCGGATCTCTCTGGAATCCGCGCAGCTGACCGGAGAGGCATACGACGCCGTGACGCTCGACACGGCGATCTTCCGCCTGGTGAAGGCCGTCTACGACCGGCGCGATGCGGCCGGGCTGGATTCGCTCCAGCTGCGGACGCTCGGCAAGGTCTACCGGAGCTATATCCGCGGCGGGGCGCTCTGCACGCCCGGGCAGAAGGAGCGGCTCAAGGAGCTGAACCGCGAGATTTCGCTCAAACGCATCCGCCACGGACAGAACATCACGCAGGCGACCCAGGAGTTCGTCCTGTACGTGCAGGACAGCAGCCTGCTCGACGGGCTTGCGGGGACGACCCGGCAGCGTTTCGCCCGCAATGCGGCCCGGCAGGGGCATCAGGGCGTCTGGGCCGTCGGGTTCACGAACGGCGACTATGCGTCGGTCATGGCTTCGGCCACGAACCGCGATCTGCGCAGGAGACTCTACGAGGCCTACACCTCGCGCTGCATGGACGGGAAGTACGACAACCGCCAGTTGTCGGTCGACATCGTCAACCTGCGTCTCGAACGGGCCCGGATGCTGGGATACGAGAACTATGCCGCCTACACGCTGGAGACGAACATGGCCGGAACGCCCGAAAAGGTCCGCGAACTGCTGCTGCCGCTCAAGGACGCTGCCGCGGGGAAGGGGCGTGCGGAGCGTGCCGAACTGGAGGCTTTCGCCGTGAAATACGAGCGGGATTCGGCCTTCCGGCTGGAACCGTGGGACGTGGCCTTCTATTCGGGCAAGCTGCGCAAGGCGAAATTCGGGTCCGAACTGGGGCGCATGCGCAACTACCTGCTTTTCGACAATGTGCTCAACGACGGCGTTTTCTATGTGGCCAACCGTCTTTTCGGAATCACGCTGACGCAGCGCACGGACATTCCCGTTTTCCACCCCGACGTGCTGACCTTCGAGGCGAAAGACGCCGAAGGCCGCCCCCTCGGACTGCTTTATCTGGATTGCTTCGTCCGCAAGGGCAAACGCGGCGGCGCGTGGTGCTCGCGCCTGCGCGGGTATTCGTGCGCCGGAGAGCGGGAGGTGCTGCCGCTGGTGACCATCAGCTGCAACTTCTCGCGTGCGGCCGAAGGCAGGCCGAAGCTGCTGTCGACCTCCGAGGTCAAGACCCTCTTCCACGAATTCGGACACGCTCTGGCGGGTTTCCTCTCGCGCGGGCCGTATCCGCAGGTGACGGGCAGCTTCCCGCGCGACATGGTCGAACTGCCCTCGCAGTTGAACGAGCATTGGGCCTGGGAGCCGGAGGTGATGAAACACTACGCCCGCGATTACGAGACGGGGCGTCCGATTCCCGATGCGCTGATCGCGAAGTTCAAGGAGTCGGAGAACTTCCTGAAGGGGCTTTACCTGACCGATTTCTATGCCACCGCGCTGCTCGACCTCGAATGGCACACCGTGCTGCGGCCGGTCGAAGGGTGCGACGTGGCGGCTTTCGAACGGGCCTTCCTGAAACGTTACGACTTCCCGGAGCATACCGCTTTACGCTTCCGGACGACCTATTACAACCACATCTTCGCCAGCAGTTACCCCGCGCAGTACTACTCCTACACGTGGTCGGCGGTGCTGGACACCGATGCCTTCGCGGCATTCACCGGCACGGGCGATATTTTCGATCCCGAAACCGCGCGCCGTTACCGCCGCCATATCCTGACCGAAGCGGGCTATGACGAGCCGATGGCGCAGTACGTGCGTTTCCGCGGCGCCGTGCCCGACGTGAAGCCCCTGATGCGCCGTTACGGGCTGGCGGAATAG
- the aspA gene encoding aspartate ammonia-lyase, which produces MDFTEIRLSGKTRREHDLLGEMEIPAEYYFGVQTMRAVENFHISRVRLNFFPELIRALADVKQGAAMANRDLGLLDPAIADAIIRACEELRAGKLEEQFVVDMVQGGAGTSTNMNANEVIANRALELLGHEKGEYQFCHPNNHVNLSQSTNDAYPTAVRIALVRSIEKLVASLRELIAAFHAKGEEFSGIIKMGRTQLQDAVPMTLGQEFEAYAANLTEETERLTANMKLFFEINMGATAIGTGINADPDYAGLCTRYLREITGLPLVEASNMIEATSDTGAFIMNSSAQKRLAVKLSKICNDLRLLSSGPRCGLNEINLPPRQPGSSIMPGKVNPVIPEVVNQVAFRVIGNDLTVTIASEAGQLELNVMEPIIVHCLFESIEMLINAMNTLREKCIAGITANEEVCRRMVFNSIGLVTALNPYLGYETSSMLAKEALKTGKGIYDLVLEHRLMSEEELHKVLQPENMVHPRKKIGE; this is translated from the coding sequence ATGGACTTTACGGAAATCAGACTTTCGGGCAAAACCCGTCGTGAACACGATCTGCTGGGCGAAATGGAAATCCCGGCGGAGTATTATTTCGGCGTGCAGACCATGCGCGCGGTGGAGAATTTCCACATCAGCCGCGTGCGGCTCAACTTCTTCCCGGAGCTGATCCGCGCCCTGGCCGACGTCAAGCAGGGCGCCGCGATGGCCAACCGTGACCTGGGACTGCTCGACCCGGCGATCGCCGACGCGATCATCCGGGCCTGCGAGGAGCTGCGCGCCGGGAAACTCGAGGAGCAGTTCGTCGTCGACATGGTGCAGGGCGGCGCCGGCACGTCGACCAACATGAACGCCAACGAGGTGATCGCCAACCGGGCGCTCGAACTCCTCGGCCATGAAAAGGGCGAATATCAGTTCTGCCACCCCAACAACCACGTCAACCTCTCGCAGTCGACCAACGACGCCTACCCCACGGCCGTGAGGATCGCACTGGTGCGCAGCATCGAGAAACTGGTGGCCTCGCTGCGCGAACTCATCGCGGCGTTCCACGCCAAGGGCGAGGAGTTCTCCGGCATCATCAAGATGGGCCGCACGCAGCTTCAGGACGCCGTGCCGATGACCCTCGGACAGGAGTTCGAAGCCTACGCCGCCAACCTCACCGAGGAGACCGAGCGGCTGACGGCCAACATGAAACTTTTCTTCGAGATCAACATGGGGGCCACGGCCATCGGAACGGGCATCAACGCCGACCCCGACTACGCCGGGCTTTGCACCCGTTACCTGCGCGAGATCACCGGACTGCCGCTCGTCGAGGCGTCGAACATGATCGAGGCCACGAGCGACACGGGCGCCTTCATTATGAACTCCTCGGCCCAGAAACGCCTTGCGGTGAAACTCTCGAAAATCTGCAACGACCTGCGGCTGCTCTCGTCGGGTCCCCGCTGCGGGCTGAACGAGATCAACCTCCCGCCGCGCCAGCCGGGATCGTCGATCATGCCGGGCAAGGTCAACCCCGTGATCCCCGAAGTCGTCAACCAGGTAGCGTTCCGCGTCATCGGCAACGACCTCACCGTGACGATCGCATCGGAAGCCGGACAGCTCGAACTGAACGTCATGGAGCCGATCATCGTCCACTGCCTGTTCGAGAGCATCGAAATGCTGATCAACGCCATGAACACGCTGCGCGAGAAGTGCATCGCCGGCATCACGGCCAACGAGGAGGTCTGCCGCCGGATGGTCTTTAACAGCATCGGGCTGGTGACGGCGCTCAACCCCTATCTGGGCTACGAAACGTCGAGCATGCTGGCCAAGGAGGCCCTCAAAACCGGCAAGGGCATCTACGACCTCGTACTCGAGCATAGGCTGATGAGCGAAGAGGAGTTGCACAAGGTGCTGCAACCCGAAAACATGGTCCACCCGCGCAAGAAGATCGGAGAGTGA
- a CDS encoding YhcH/YjgK/YiaL family protein translates to MILDSLKNSALYYGVSPRMKQAFELIASTDWTTMEPGIHELDGKDIYVNVMERELKQKPDAKLEIHNEYIDIQVLIRGEEESFGWSERRELKKPLGEFSVENDIQLFDDVPQTYYTMRPGQFTVLFPEDGHAPMVGEGTVRKIIVKVRK, encoded by the coding sequence ATGATTTTAGACTCTCTGAAAAACAGCGCGCTTTACTACGGCGTAAGCCCGCGCATGAAACAGGCTTTCGAACTGATCGCCTCGACCGACTGGACGACGATGGAACCGGGTATTCACGAACTCGACGGCAAGGACATTTACGTCAACGTCATGGAGCGCGAGCTGAAACAGAAGCCCGACGCCAAACTCGAAATCCACAACGAGTACATCGACATCCAGGTTCTCATCCGGGGCGAGGAGGAGTCCTTCGGCTGGAGCGAGCGCAGGGAGCTCAAGAAGCCGCTGGGCGAATTCAGCGTCGAGAATGACATCCAGCTCTTCGACGACGTGCCGCAGACCTATTACACGATGCGTCCGGGACAGTTTACGGTGCTTTTCCCCGAGGACGGGCACGCCCCGATGGTGGGCGAGGGCACGGTGCGCAAGATTATCGTCAAAGTGCGCAAATAA
- a CDS encoding multidrug effflux MFS transporter gives MNKDNSKIYLLVLLGLLTAFGPFVTDMYLPTLPAMTDFFHTSSSMVQMGLTTSMIGLAAGQLLFGPLSDKYGRRTPLLTAMWLFIGSTLLCIFASDIRQFVTARFLQGIAGSGGIVISRSVATDRFGGRDLARMLALIGAVNGVAPVVAPIIGGTLTDSIGWQGIFCILLMLGCVLLAGCFRLRESLPAERRSAVAWGDIFRSFGTVLRNRRYVAYVLQMGFAQGVLFAYIASSPFIMQGHYGFSAFEFSICFAVNAVAIGSAAAFSIRFRNPERSTRAGCMGMLLFAAAEAVALGLGCGFWVYEGLLFGLLFAMGLTFTSSTALAMGAAREYAGTASAMLGAICFSFGGIVSPLVGIGDTLLSTGAVFIVCALCSWLSLRIAPRHTAFAAA, from the coding sequence ATGAACAAAGACAACAGCAAAATTTACCTGCTCGTCCTGCTGGGCCTGCTGACAGCATTCGGTCCGTTCGTAACGGATATGTACCTGCCGACGCTGCCCGCCATGACGGATTTCTTCCATACCTCCTCGTCGATGGTGCAGATGGGACTCACCACCAGCATGATCGGCCTGGCTGCCGGACAGCTGCTCTTCGGTCCCCTGAGCGACAAATACGGACGCCGAACGCCGCTGCTGACGGCCATGTGGCTCTTCATCGGCTCCACCCTGCTCTGCATCTTCGCCTCGGACATCCGCCAATTCGTCACTGCGCGTTTCCTGCAGGGCATCGCCGGTTCGGGCGGCATTGTCATTTCGCGGTCGGTCGCCACCGACCGGTTCGGAGGCCGCGACCTGGCCCGGATGCTGGCGCTGATCGGCGCCGTCAACGGCGTGGCTCCGGTCGTCGCCCCCATCATCGGCGGCACCCTCACCGACTCTATCGGCTGGCAGGGCATCTTCTGCATCCTGCTGATGCTGGGATGCGTCCTGCTCGCAGGTTGTTTCCGCCTCCGCGAGTCGCTCCCGGCCGAACGCCGCAGCGCCGTAGCCTGGGGCGACATTTTCCGCAGTTTCGGCACCGTGCTCCGCAACCGCCGCTACGTGGCCTACGTCCTGCAGATGGGTTTCGCCCAGGGCGTGCTGTTCGCCTACATCGCCTCCTCGCCCTTCATCATGCAGGGACACTACGGATTTTCGGCGTTCGAATTTAGCATCTGCTTCGCCGTCAACGCCGTGGCCATCGGCAGTGCCGCGGCTTTCTCGATCCGCTTCCGCAACCCCGAACGAAGCACCCGAGCCGGATGTATGGGCATGCTCCTCTTCGCCGCTGCCGAAGCCGTGGCCCTAGGCCTCGGATGCGGGTTCTGGGTCTACGAGGGACTGCTTTTCGGCCTGCTCTTCGCCATGGGGCTCACCTTCACTTCCTCCACGGCGCTGGCCATGGGAGCGGCCCGCGAATACGCCGGAACTGCCTCGGCCATGCTGGGCGCCATCTGCTTCTCGTTCGGCGGCATCGTGTCGCCGCTGGTCGGCATCGGCGACACGCTCCTCTCCACAGGTGCGGTCTTCATCGTCTGCGCCCTCTGCTCATGGCTCAGCCTGCGCATCGCCCCGCGGCACACAGCGTTTGCCGCCGCCTGA
- a CDS encoding UDP-glucose dehydrogenase family protein, whose translation MKIAIVGTGYVGLVSGACFAEMGLDITCVDIDAEKIEGLNAGVIPIYEPGLEELVRRNVEAGRLHFTTDLTECLPHVEVVFSAVGTPPDEDGSADLKYVLDVARTFGRHIRKYTVLVTKSTVPVGTAQKVRAVIEEELEKRGCKVPFDVASNPEFLKEGAAIKDFMSPDRVVVGVDSERARKLMAKLYRPFLITNFRVLFMDIPSAEMTKYAANAMLATRISFMNEIANLCDRVGADVEMVRKGIGSDARIGNKFLYPGCGYGGSCFPKDVKALAHTAREHGYTMQVIEAVERVNEQQKGIVFEKLQTALGDLRGKVVAIWGLAFKPETDDMREAPAAVVIDHLLNAGAKVCVYDPVAMPESQRRMAGRPIRYARTMYEAAEGADAVALITEWKEFRMPDWAQLYTAMRGETIVDGRNIFDKPEVIAAGFRYFGIGK comes from the coding sequence ATGAAAATTGCAATCGTGGGAACGGGTTACGTAGGACTCGTATCGGGGGCCTGCTTCGCCGAAATGGGACTCGACATCACCTGCGTGGACATAGACGCCGAAAAGATAGAGGGTCTGAACGCAGGCGTTATCCCGATCTACGAGCCGGGACTTGAGGAGCTTGTGCGGCGCAACGTGGAGGCGGGACGCCTGCACTTCACCACCGACCTCACGGAGTGCCTGCCCCATGTCGAGGTGGTCTTCTCGGCCGTCGGAACCCCGCCCGACGAGGACGGTTCGGCCGACCTGAAATACGTTCTCGACGTGGCCCGCACCTTCGGTCGCCACATCCGGAAATACACCGTGCTGGTCACCAAGAGCACCGTCCCCGTGGGCACGGCGCAGAAGGTGCGCGCCGTGATCGAGGAGGAACTCGAGAAGCGCGGCTGCAAGGTCCCGTTCGACGTCGCCTCGAACCCCGAATTCCTGAAGGAAGGTGCGGCGATCAAGGACTTCATGTCGCCCGACCGCGTGGTCGTGGGCGTCGACAGCGAACGGGCGCGCAAGCTGATGGCCAAGCTCTACCGGCCGTTCCTGATCACCAATTTCCGCGTGCTGTTCATGGACATTCCCTCGGCCGAAATGACCAAATACGCAGCCAACGCCATGCTCGCGACGCGCATTTCGTTTATGAACGAGATCGCCAACCTGTGCGACCGCGTGGGCGCCGACGTGGAGATGGTCCGCAAGGGCATCGGCTCCGACGCCCGCATCGGCAACAAGTTCCTCTACCCCGGCTGCGGCTACGGCGGTTCATGCTTCCCGAAGGACGTGAAGGCGCTAGCCCACACGGCCCGGGAACACGGCTACACGATGCAGGTCATCGAGGCCGTCGAGCGGGTCAACGAGCAGCAGAAAGGGATTGTTTTCGAGAAATTGCAGACCGCGTTGGGCGACCTGCGGGGCAAGGTCGTCGCAATCTGGGGGCTGGCCTTCAAGCCCGAGACCGACGACATGCGCGAAGCTCCGGCAGCGGTGGTGATCGACCACCTGCTGAATGCCGGCGCCAAGGTCTGTGTTTACGACCCGGTCGCCATGCCCGAATCGCAGCGGCGGATGGCCGGCCGGCCGATCCGCTATGCCCGGACGATGTACGAGGCCGCGGAGGGAGCCGACGCCGTGGCACTCATCACCGAATGGAAAGAGTTCCGCATGCCCGACTGGGCCCAGTTGTACACGGCGATGCGCGGCGAGACGATCGTCGATGGCCGCAATATCTTCGACAAACCGGAAGTCATAGCCGCCGGATTCCGCTACTTCGGAATCGGCAAATAA
- a CDS encoding FprA family A-type flavoprotein → MAITEILPGIHYVGVNDRTTTRFEALWSLPMGVSYNAYLVAGEKIALIDTVEESFGSRLEANIREAIGEREIDYLVVNHMEPDHSSSIAALRRIYPDIEIVGNAKTLQMIEGFYGIAGGTVEVKEGDTLDLGGKTLSFHMIPMVHWPETMVTWCAGDRTLFSGDAFGTFGALDGGITDSQVETDRYWDEMRRYYACIVGKYGGPVQKALQKVRTLPVGTICSTHGPVWQRQIAKVLDIYDRLSRYEGEPGVVVAYASMYGNTEQMAERIARELASREVGPIRVYNLSYADPSVVLRDVFRFDTLIVGGPTYNGNLFPPVAELLDRIAARGIPRRRFGWFGSFCWAGASVRLLAEFAQKMKWEPLCDPVEMKQGYSHEMCDPCATLAEAVAGCRCGK, encoded by the coding sequence ATGGCAATTACCGAAATACTTCCCGGCATCCACTACGTCGGGGTCAATGACCGCACCACCACGCGCTTCGAAGCCCTCTGGTCGCTTCCGATGGGCGTGTCGTACAACGCCTATCTGGTCGCAGGCGAAAAGATCGCCCTGATCGACACCGTCGAAGAGTCCTTCGGCAGCCGCCTCGAAGCCAACATCCGCGAGGCCATCGGCGAAAGGGAGATTGATTATCTGGTCGTCAACCACATGGAACCCGACCACTCGTCGTCGATCGCGGCGCTGCGCCGCATCTATCCCGACATCGAGATCGTCGGCAATGCCAAGACGCTCCAGATGATCGAAGGGTTTTACGGCATCGCCGGGGGCACGGTCGAGGTCAAGGAGGGCGACACGCTCGATCTGGGCGGCAAGACGCTGTCGTTCCACATGATCCCGATGGTGCACTGGCCCGAGACGATGGTCACGTGGTGCGCCGGCGACCGGACGCTCTTCTCCGGCGACGCCTTCGGCACGTTCGGGGCGCTCGACGGCGGCATCACCGATTCGCAGGTCGAGACCGACCGCTACTGGGACGAGATGCGCCGCTACTACGCCTGCATCGTGGGCAAGTACGGCGGTCCCGTGCAGAAGGCGCTCCAGAAGGTCCGCACGCTGCCCGTCGGGACGATCTGTTCGACGCACGGACCCGTATGGCAGCGGCAGATCGCAAAGGTTCTGGATATTTACGACCGTCTGAGCCGCTACGAAGGCGAACCGGGCGTGGTCGTGGCCTACGCCTCGATGTACGGCAACACGGAGCAGATGGCCGAGCGCATCGCGCGCGAACTGGCCTCGCGGGAGGTCGGCCCGATCCGGGTCTACAACCTCTCCTACGCCGACCCGTCGGTGGTCCTGCGCGACGTTTTCCGTTTCGACACGCTGATCGTCGGCGGCCCGACCTACAACGGCAACCTGTTCCCGCCCGTGGCCGAACTGCTCGACCGCATCGCCGCGCGCGGCATTCCCCGGCGCAGATTCGGCTGGTTCGGTTCGTTCTGCTGGGCCGGAGCCTCGGTGCGCCTGCTCGCGGAGTTCGCCCAGAAGATGAAGTGGGAACCCCTGTGCGATCCCGTGGAGATGAAACAGGGCTACTCGCACGAGATGTGCGATCCCTGCGCAACGCTGGCGGAGGCTGTCGCCGGATGCAGGTGCGGAAAATAG